One segment of Anastrepha obliqua isolate idAnaObli1 chromosome 3, idAnaObli1_1.0, whole genome shotgun sequence DNA contains the following:
- the LOC129240198 gene encoding uncharacterized protein LOC129240198: MHCDNTKTSSEIEHVDWSTGTGSGHHYAVRFGSGSSQASQSSGDICRICHCESDPQNPLLTPCYCAGSLKYVHQACLQQWLTASETNACELCKFPFIMHTKIKPFNEWRSLDISGIERRRLCCSVLFHCAAALCVIWSLCVLIERAADDVKRGLIDWPFWTKLAVVTVGLTGGVVFMYIQCKAYLHLCHRWKARNRILLIQNAPEKVHPLSPPSPAATHRTRHEGSSESHPCSTNAQPTGVDGPNVEIVPNGASAPNGYNYASTVGTGSISGSLDIEGATALHQHPLHHYHLPADQRRLQQRDDLDSDVLPAAHHHHLTPQQQVGQVAVAANIECAQLQSNYERDWALDDVVSQISSFRPCPQGSGSMTPFHDSIHNVLEHSENSSRGSVNDVCGGSRQDLSTGGISTDTGREHALQLSSFSGSGDQKAPSISSGVSNAVANGLGGFAYKPHTKRYSNSSIFIENRNILNDSVGLSMESSEDYPATESYRHSSTVTPPSATDVEAESEQLDQLLGKDLRRYSDTKLVIGPDSGPMLGPGVNDVLLPSAVPIDPSYTTVAAGCSKDLRQLLKQHSASATDTILDMELPTSPLSPPAAYAGRMAMPTSRQTQASLRRSLHTVDELGASLVAKEPLNRRAMPSTAVAVGIGRSRQQSSSKPMFKSLPNLSGSCENLLRK, from the exons ATTTGGTTCGGGGAGTAGTCAGGCATCTCAGAGCAGTGGGGATATTTGTCGCATCTGCCACTGTGAGAGTGATCCACAAAATCCTTTGCTGACACCTTGCTATTGTGCGGGTAGCTTAAAATACGTACACCAGGCGTGTCTCCAGCAATGGTTAACTGCATCGGAAACGAATGCTTGTGAATTATGCAAATTTCCATTCATAATGCATACGAAAATTAAGCCATTCAATGAG TGGCGTAGCCTTGATATTTCTGGAATTGAACGAAGACGCCTCTGTTGTTCGGTATTGTTCCATTGTGCGGCGGCTTTATGCGTTATTTGGTCACTTTGTGTGTTGATCGAACGTGCCGCCGATGATGTGAAACGTGGACTGATTG attggcCTTTCTGGACGAAATTGGCCGTTGTAACGGTAGGCCTCACCGGAGGCGTTGTATTCATGTATATTCAATGCAAGGCTTACCTACATTTATGTCATCGTTGGAAGGCCAGGAACAG AATTCTCCTCATTCAAAATGCTCCAGAAAAAGTGCATCCTTTATCGCCCCCATCGCCTGCGGCCACGCATCGCACTCGACATGAAGGGTCTAGCGAATCACACCCATGCAGCACAAATGCACAACCGACTGGAGTTGACGGACCAAATGTCGAAATAGTCCCTAATGGTGCTTCTGCCCCAAATGGCTACAACTATGCCTCCACCGTTGGCACTGGTAGTATTTCTGGCAGTTTGGACATAGAGGGAGCGACGGCTCTTCATCAGCATCCCCTTCATCACTATCATCTTCCAGCCGATCAGCGCCGTCTTCAACAAAGAGATGATCTTGATTCGGACGTTCTGCCCGCAGCTCATCATCACCATTTGACGCCGCAACAACAAGTGGGGCAAGTGGCGGTAGCGGCGAATATTGAATGCGCTCAGCTGCAAAGTAATTATGAACGCGATTGGGCGTTGGATGATGTTGTCTCGCAAATCTCGTCTTTCCGCCCATGTCCACAGGGTTCGGGTAGCATGACGCCTTTCCATGATTCAATTCACAATGTACTCGAACATTCGGAGAATTCAAGTCGTGGCTCGGTAAATGATGTTTGTGGTGGTTCGAGGCAAGATCTTAGCACTGGCGGAATTTCTACAGATACGGGTCGTGAGCATGCGCTTCAACTGAGTAGTTTTAGTG GTAGTGGTGATCAAAAAGCGCCTTCTATTAGTTCTGGCGTTTCAAACGCTGTGGCCAATGGTTTGGGTGGTTTCGCCTATAAGCCACACACCAAACGCTACTCTAATTCATCGATTTTTATAGAGAACCGCAACATCCTCAATGACTCAGTGGGTTTGAGCATGGAGTCTTCGGAGGATTATCCTGCCACTGAGAGCTACCGACATTCTAGCACGGTAACACCGCCTAGCGCAACAGATGTCGAAGCTGAAAGTGAGCAGCTCGATCAATTGCTAGGAAAAGACCTGCGCCGCTATTCAGATACAAAACTGGTAATCGGCCCAGACAGCGGTCCGATGTTGGGCCCAGGAGTTAACGATGTCTTGCTACCATCAGCAGTGCCCATAGATCCGTCGTACACAACAGTAGCAGCAGGCTGCAGTAAAGATTTACGCCAACTTTTAAAACAGCACTCCGCTAGTGCGACAGATACTATTTTGGATATGGAATTGCCAACATCACCACTATCACCACCAGCTGCATATGCGGGACGAATGGCAATGCCAACATCGCGTCAAACACAAGCGTCACTGCGTCGATCATTGCATACAGTAGATGAGTTAGGAGCGAGTCTTGttgcaaaagagccattgaaCAGAAGAGCTATGCCCAGCACAGCTGTAGCGGTAGGAATAGGGAGGTCACGACAACAGTCCTCATCGAAACCAATGTTTAAATCTTTGCCAAATTTAAGTGGCAGTTGCGAAAATCTGCTCAGAAAATGA